One genomic segment of Arachis duranensis cultivar V14167 chromosome 4, aradu.V14167.gnm2.J7QH, whole genome shotgun sequence includes these proteins:
- the LOC107483224 gene encoding putative germin-like protein 2-1, whose protein sequence is MAYNFSLVVAILALSLSVIVTATDNSALQDFCVSDPQGQVLVNGLVCKDPKVVEANDFFFSGLHIAGNTSNPSGSKVTPVAATQLPGLNTLGISIARIDYAPWGINPPHTHPRASEILTVLDGYLEVGFVTSNPENRHIRKVLQKGDVFVFPVGLVHYQRNVGNINAVAIAALSSQNPGVITVGNAVFGSTPEIATDVLVKAFHLDETTIGYLQSKFKN, encoded by the exons ATGGCTTACAATTTTTCATTGGTGGTTGCAATTTTAGCTCTATCACTTTCAGTTATTGTCACGGCAACTGACAATAGTGCTCTTCAGGATTTCTGCGTCTCAGACCCACAAGGCCAag TGTTAGTGAATGGTTTGGTGTGCAAGGATCCGAAGGTTGTTGAAGCAAATGATTTCTTCTTCAGTGGTCTTCACATAGCTGGAAACACCTCAAACCCTAGTGGATCTAAAGTCACTCCAGTGGCTGCAACTCAGCTACCAGGACTCAACACACTCGGCATATCCATAGCTCGCATTGATTATGCTCCATGGGGGATTAACCCTCCTCACACACATCCTCGCGCCTCCGAAATCTTGACAGTTCTTGATGGATATTTGGAGGTTGGATTCGTCACTTCCAACCCCGAAAACCGCCACATTCGGAAGGTTCTACAAAAGGGTGACGTCTTTGTGTTTCCGGTGGGACTTGTTCACTATCAGAGAAATGTAGGCAACATTAATGCTGTTGCCATTGCTGCTCTTAGTAGTCAAAATCCCGGAGTTATCACTGTTGGTAATGCTGTTTTTGGATCTACACCTGAAATTGCTACTGATGTTCTTGTTAAGGCTTTTCACTTGGATGAAACTACCATCGGTTATCTCCAGTCCAAGTTCAAGAATTGA